Proteins encoded together in one Peribacillus asahii window:
- a CDS encoding metal-binding protein ZinT, giving the protein MKKELIKSIHVFILLGIILTGCQEKVDTPVENASSESEPASSDSNSESTESTDHSYNHNHSHDDEKQKEIYSGIFEDDEVEDRELSDWEGDWQSVYPYLLDGTLDEVLQKKVETKKDKTFEEYKEYYKVGYETDIERIVIKDNTITFYKNGKGKTGEYKYHGYEILTYESGNRGVRYLFDLVGKVDGVPKHVQFSDHSIYPTKADHYHIYFGNEDHVTLLKELDNWPTYYFSNLSGKEIAEEMNAH; this is encoded by the coding sequence ATGAAAAAGGAACTTATCAAATCAATACATGTGTTTATCTTATTAGGTATAATCCTTACAGGCTGTCAAGAAAAAGTAGATACACCTGTCGAAAATGCTTCCTCTGAATCAGAGCCTGCTTCTTCTGATTCCAATTCTGAATCTACAGAAAGTACAGATCATAGCTATAATCATAACCATAGTCACGATGATGAAAAACAGAAAGAAATATATTCAGGGATATTTGAAGATGATGAAGTAGAAGATAGAGAATTATCAGATTGGGAAGGAGATTGGCAATCGGTCTATCCATATCTATTAGATGGAACCTTAGATGAGGTCTTACAGAAAAAAGTAGAAACGAAGAAAGATAAAACCTTTGAAGAGTACAAAGAATATTACAAAGTTGGGTATGAAACAGACATTGAACGAATCGTTATAAAAGATAATACGATAACGTTTTATAAAAACGGAAAAGGAAAAACAGGGGAATATAAGTATCATGGATACGAAATTTTGACTTATGAATCTGGAAATAGAGGCGTTCGGTATTTATTTGATTTAGTTGGAAAAGTAGATGGTGTACCAAAACATGTTCAATTCAGTGACCATAGTATTTATCCAACAAAAGCAGATCATTACCATATTTATTTTGGTAATGAAGATCATGTCACTCTTTTAAAAGAATTAGACAATTGGCCAACTTATTATTTTTCTAATTTAAGTGGTAAAGAAATCGCAGAAGAAATGAATGCACATTAA